A genomic region of Raphanus sativus cultivar WK10039 chromosome 6, ASM80110v3, whole genome shotgun sequence contains the following coding sequences:
- the LOC108835129 gene encoding U-box domain-containing protein 35-like, with protein sequence MAPPYSSDDSHSPVNSTVIAIDKEKHSHYAVRWAVDHLANTIHNPLIILLHVRLKSSNYGGNGANDDLNQLFIPYRGYCARKGISMSEAVVDDSDVAKAILEYINGNLVNNLVLGAASKNTYTFARSLMFSKHHDVQGAIMKSIPDFCSVYVICKGKIQSSRPAQRPITNTLAPPRVPSSGFLIQSLSDSEQDPVPAGQRSARRKPTEMYPHNRAFNTTQERPKTPINGSMDFNNAFTQVAFQRNPTIQSSFSDESEGGMRGSVDISSHNSDFYGASSSSDESNAQTTKDIEAEMRRLKLELKQTMDMYSSACKEALTAKRKANELNQWKIEEALKFEKAKLSEEAALAVAEMEKAKCRTALEAAEKAQRMAELEGQRRKQAEIKARNESEDKDRAMNALAHNDVRYRRYSIEEIEEATENFANHRKIGEGGYGPVYKGELDHTPVAIKVLRPDAAQGKKQFQQEVEVLSSIRHPHMVLLLGACPEYGCLVYELMENGSLEDILVRRGNSKPLSWRKRFEIAAEIATALSFLHQAKPEPLVHRDLKPANILLDKNYVSKISDVGLARLVPASVADNVTQYHMTSAAGTFCYIDPEYQQTGMLTTKSDIYSLGIMLLQIITARPPMGLAHHVSRAISRGTLKDMLDPTVPDWPLQEAQAFAAMSLRCAELRKKDRPDLGKDVVPLLIRLKNLGNDAGLTRADES encoded by the exons ATGGCTCCACCGTACTCCTCAGACGATAGCCATTCACCGGTAAACTCAACAGTGATCGCCATTGATAAAGAGAAGCATAGCCATTACGCCGTTCGTTGGGCGGTCGACCATCTAGCCAACACCATTCACAACCCACTCATCATTCTTCTTCATGTTCGTCTCAAAAGTTCAAATT ATGGAGGGAATGG agcCAATGATGATCTAAACCAGCTTTTCATTCCATATCGAGGATATTGTGCACGCAAAGGg ATTTCCATGTCGGAGGCTGTTGTAGACGATTCGGACGTGGCGAAAGCAATCTTGGAGTATATTAATGGCAACCTGGTTAACAATCTTGTGTTGGGAGCAGCCTCCAAGAACACATACACATTTGCTAGGTCTCTTATGTTTAGTAAACACCACGACGTGCAAGGTGCCATAATGAAATCGATACCTGATTTTTGTTCGGTCTACGTAATATGCAAAGGAAAAATTCAGTCTTCCCGACCAGCTCAAAGACCTATCACCAACACGCTTGCCCCTCCTCGTGTCCCCTCGTCTGGCTTTCTGATCCAGTCTTTGTCGGATAGCGAGCAAGATCCTGTGCCTGC cgGCCAACGTAGTGCAAGGAGAAAACCCACAGAGATGTATCCACACAATCGTGCCTTCAATACCACGCAAGAAAGGCCCAAAACCCCTATAAATGGGTCGATGGATTTCAACAATGCCTTTACCCAAGTTGCGTTCCAAAGGAACCCCACTATACAAAGTTCGTTTTCTGATGAATCTGAAGGTGGTATGAGGGGCTCCGTTGATATCTCCTCTCATAATTCAGATTTCTATGGGGCATCAAGTTCTTCAGATGAGTCAAATGCTCAAACAACT AAagatattgaagctgaaatgagGAGGCTGAAGCTTGAACTAAAGCAAACTATGGATATGTATAGCTCAGCCTGTAAAGAAGCACTTACAGCAAAAAGAAAG GCCAACGAGCTAAATCAGTGGAAAATAGAAGAAGCTCTTAAATTCGAGAAAGCCAAGCTATCTGAAGAAGCAGCATTGGCAGTGGCAGAAATGGAGAAGGCAAAGTGTAGAACGGCCTTAGAGGCAGCTGAGAAAGCTCAGAGAATGGCAGAGCTAGAAGGACAAAGAAGAAAGCAAGCAGAGATAAAAGCAAGAAATGAATCAGAGGACAAAGACCGTGCAATGAATGCTTTAGCACATAACGATGTTCGTTACAGAAGATATTCCATAGAAGAGATCGAAGAAGCCACAGAGAACTTTGCAAATCATAGAAAAATTGGAGAAGGAGGTTATGGACCAGTGTACAAAGGCGAACTTGACCACACTCCTGTTGCCATTAAAGTCTTGAGACCTGATGCTGCTcaaggaaaaaaacaatttcaacaaGAG GTTGAAGTTCTAAGTAGCATAAGGCATCCTCACATGGTCCTCCTCCTAGGTGCATGTCCAGAATATGGATGCTTGGTTTACGAGTTAATGGAAAACGGGAGCTTAGAGGACATACTCGTCCGCAGAGGAAACTCTAAACCGCTTTCTTGGAGGAAACGTTTCGAAATAGCGGCAGAGATTGCTACCGCCTTATCATTCCTCCATCAAGCTAAACCAGAACCTTTGGTTCACCGCGACCTCAAACCAGCCAACATACTCTTAGACAAAAACTACGTGAGCAAGATCAGCGACGTTGGTTTAGCAAGGTTAGTCCCTGCATCAGTAGCTGATAACGTCACGCAATACCACATGACATCTGCAGCAGGGACATTCTGTTACATAGACCCTGAGTATCAACAAACAGGAATGTTAACCACAAAGTCAGATATATACTCGTTGGGGATAATGCTGCTTCAGATCATAACCGCAAGGCCTCCCATGGGGCTGGCTCACCATGTCTCGAGGGCAATCAGTAGAGGAACTTTGAAGGATATGCTTGATCCGACCGTGCCAGATTGGCCTCTACAAGAGGCTCAAGCTTTTGCAGCTATGTCGTTGAGATGCGCGGAGCTCAGAAAAAAAGATAGACCGGATCTTGGGAAGGATGTAGTCCCACTTCTTATTCGGTTAAAGAACTTAGGTAATGATGCTGGTCTAACTCGTGCTGACGAGAGCTAA